From Peptoanaerobacter stomatis, one genomic window encodes:
- a CDS encoding tRNA1(Val) (adenine(37)-N6)-methyltransferase encodes MLLEGERIDDLQVKNYKIIQNTNGFCFGIDAVLLANFVKYKKNDVIADLGTGTGIIPILISAKSDIKKIYAIEIQKQIADMAKRSIKLNNLEDKIEVLNINLTQSLQYIEKNSVDIVTSNPPYMPKDKLLSTNEMMKISRNEIYCTLSDIMKTSSDLLKPNGKMYMVHRPSRLCDIFVEARKNKLEPKTLQLIHPKINKPANLALIQFTKNSKPELKMLDDIYVHNDDGSYTSSINTIYSKEFLDIDENI; translated from the coding sequence GTGCTGTTAGAAGGTGAACGAATAGACGATTTACAAGTCAAAAACTACAAAATAATACAAAATACAAACGGATTTTGTTTCGGAATAGATGCCGTATTGTTAGCCAATTTTGTAAAATACAAAAAAAATGATGTGATTGCAGATTTGGGAACAGGTACAGGAATTATACCTATACTTATATCAGCCAAATCCGATATCAAAAAAATATATGCCATAGAAATACAAAAACAAATAGCAGATATGGCAAAACGTAGCATAAAATTGAATAATCTCGAAGATAAAATAGAAGTGCTGAACATAAATCTTACACAAAGCCTGCAATATATAGAAAAAAATTCAGTCGATATAGTGACTTCCAATCCACCATATATGCCGAAAGATAAGCTCTTAAGCACAAATGAAATGATGAAAATATCACGCAATGAAATATATTGCACACTATCTGATATAATGAAGACAAGTAGTGATTTGCTTAAACCAAACGGCAAAATGTATATGGTACACAGACCTTCAAGGTTATGTGATATATTTGTAGAAGCACGCAAAAATAAATTAGAACCCAAAACTCTACAACTCATACATCCAAAAATAAATAAACCTGCAAATTTAGCTCTCATCCAATTCACAAAAAATTCAAAGCCTGAACTTAAAATGTTAGATGATATATATGTACACAACGATGACGGCTCATATACAAG
- a CDS encoding DNA-directed DNA polymerase III subunit delta', giving the protein MSKYEQIRDLLFDEHEQNTLRHAYIFESSDLSLALKLSTQLCNKILETSNLSMISDYHLIKKEDMNVQTIRDITKDSIVQPFKAKKIYVFEDSMKFTIPMQNAFLKTLEEPPPDVIFILLTENANSLLETIRSRCIIYFFDEEVSELSQREDINIKTRQLFDILIAKDKIKMIQYMEDLKKSKDDIDDILTYILDNSRNIMIAKESIALLPDKHKQNKYIHDIINKFTYYQLLTIIDIVEDTRKKLNRNCSFSMTIELMLMNIMEVMN; this is encoded by the coding sequence ATGAGTAAATATGAACAAATAAGAGATTTATTATTCGATGAACACGAACAAAATACATTGAGGCATGCATATATATTTGAGAGCAGTGATTTATCTCTTGCACTTAAGCTGTCTACACAATTATGCAATAAGATACTTGAAACTTCTAATCTTTCTATGATAAGCGACTATCATCTTATAAAAAAAGAAGATATGAACGTACAGACTATAAGAGATATTACAAAAGATTCTATTGTACAGCCATTTAAAGCAAAAAAAATATATGTATTTGAAGATTCTATGAAATTCACAATCCCTATGCAAAATGCATTTTTAAAGACACTCGAAGAACCTCCTCCTGATGTCATATTCATCTTGCTTACAGAAAATGCAAACTCACTTCTTGAAACAATACGTTCAAGATGCATAATATATTTTTTTGACGAAGAAGTAAGCGAATTATCACAAAGAGAAGACATAAATATAAAGACAAGACAATTATTCGACATATTAATAGCAAAAGACAAGATAAAGATGATACAATATATGGAGGATTTAAAAAAATCGAAAGATGACATAGATGACATCTTGACATATATATTGGACAACTCAAGAAACATAATGATTGCAAAAGAGAGCATAGCACTCTTACCGGACAAACACAAACAAAATAAATATATACACGACATAATAAACAAATTCACATACTATCAACTGCTAACAATAATAGACATAGTAGAAGATACAAGAAAAAAACTAAATCGAAATTGCAGTTTCTCGATGACGATAGAGCTTATGCTAATGAATATAATGGAGGTTATGAATTGA
- a CDS encoding ATP-dependent metallopeptidase FtsH/Yme1/Tma family protein gives MKKNNNNDNNLKKYFTKSRILTIIAVLLFVAMFFKDSMIANKKVQSDTQYIPYDSFVNMVDKGEVEYVFINGASPSTVQFLPTQDYLKSKNILLTQDGYYKLTDELSKTKETTVDYKIIPTDGKLRFITENPNSQSFKEDLLKKGIRVFSVKTSETLSFIFMLLLNFFPFILMLAFIMYFQRRMEPADSEVVTTVPDTKFQNIAGYETLKSDSKFILDFLKNPQSYEKIGARLPNGVLFYGPPGTGKTLMARAIAGEASVPFYKVNGSDFVELYVGLGARRVRKLYKTARENAPCIVFIDEIDSIGGARGAHRGSSEDDKTLTALLNELDGFSAKNGVITIAATNRLQDLDPALVRPGRFDRQVAVPLPNKEERIQILDLYKEGKKMSPSIDIDKLAAKTIDFSPSELENLLNESAIKAVTRGSDIIEQEDIDDSYLKIIIKGDKKEDKHQTEEEKKIIAYHEAGHAVIGHLLGKPILEVSVIGTTSGAGGYTLSQPKEGLRTKSDMKNEIKELYGGRAGETMIASSDDEITVGAVNDIQRATRIINSYIKILGLNGSLINLEELGMKRPTDEIIEQAEQISNELFEETLDMLKKNKNKLDTLANMLMDKSLIDADTFLSIMNDTKEEWEKEEKVVDLVKSDDKSDETYI, from the coding sequence ATGAAAAAAAACAACAATAATGATAACAACTTGAAGAAATATTTCACTAAATCAAGAATATTGACTATAATAGCAGTTTTGTTATTTGTGGCAATGTTTTTTAAGGATAGTATGATTGCTAACAAAAAGGTGCAATCCGATACGCAATATATACCGTATGACAGTTTTGTGAACATGGTTGATAAAGGTGAAGTGGAGTATGTTTTTATAAACGGTGCATCTCCGTCAACAGTACAGTTTTTGCCTACACAGGATTATCTTAAAAGTAAGAACATTTTACTGACACAGGACGGATATTATAAACTTACAGATGAACTTTCCAAAACAAAAGAGACAACAGTAGATTACAAGATTATACCTACAGACGGAAAACTGAGATTTATAACTGAAAATCCTAATTCTCAAAGTTTTAAAGAAGACTTGTTAAAAAAGGGCATAAGGGTTTTTTCTGTAAAAACTTCAGAAACGCTTAGTTTTATATTTATGTTATTACTTAACTTCTTTCCGTTTATATTAATGCTTGCTTTTATCATGTATTTTCAAAGGCGAATGGAGCCTGCAGACAGTGAGGTTGTAACAACTGTACCGGATACAAAGTTTCAAAATATAGCAGGATATGAAACATTGAAAAGCGATTCTAAGTTTATATTGGATTTTTTGAAAAATCCTCAATCATATGAAAAAATAGGTGCAAGGTTGCCCAACGGTGTACTTTTTTATGGTCCTCCGGGAACAGGTAAAACGCTTATGGCAAGGGCGATAGCAGGAGAGGCGAGTGTACCGTTTTATAAAGTAAACGGTTCAGACTTTGTGGAGCTGTACGTAGGACTTGGAGCAAGACGTGTTAGAAAATTGTACAAGACAGCAAGAGAAAATGCACCTTGTATAGTTTTTATAGACGAAATAGATTCAATAGGTGGAGCAAGAGGAGCACATAGAGGTTCATCAGAAGATGACAAGACACTCACAGCACTGCTCAATGAACTTGACGGTTTTTCTGCAAAAAACGGAGTTATAACAATAGCGGCTACTAACAGATTACAGGATTTGGATCCTGCGCTTGTAAGACCGGGAAGATTTGACAGACAAGTGGCAGTTCCTCTGCCTAACAAAGAAGAAAGAATACAGATATTGGATTTGTATAAAGAAGGCAAGAAAATGTCTCCGTCTATAGATATTGATAAGCTTGCAGCAAAAACTATAGATTTCAGCCCATCAGAATTGGAAAACCTGTTAAACGAATCAGCTATAAAAGCAGTTACAAGAGGTAGCGATATAATAGAACAGGAAGATATAGACGATTCATATCTAAAAATAATAATAAAAGGTGACAAAAAAGAAGATAAGCATCAAACAGAAGAAGAGAAAAAGATAATTGCTTATCATGAAGCCGGTCATGCAGTAATAGGACATTTACTCGGAAAACCTATTTTGGAAGTAAGTGTGATAGGAACTACATCAGGAGCAGGCGGATACACATTATCTCAACCTAAAGAAGGTCTTAGAACAAAGTCGGATATGAAAAATGAGATAAAAGAGCTGTACGGCGGAAGAGCAGGTGAAACTATGATAGCGTCAAGCGATGATGAGATAACTGTAGGAGCTGTAAATGATATACAAAGAGCTACAAGGATAATAAACAGCTATATAAAGATACTGGGGCTTAACGGCTCATTAATAAATCTTGAAGAACTCGGTATGAAAAGACCTACAGATGAGATAATAGAGCAGGCTGAACAGATATCAAACGAACTTTTTGAAGAAACTTTAGATATGCTTAAAAAGAATAAAAACAAATTGGATACGTTGGCAAATATGCTTATGGATAAATCACTTATAGACGCAGATACCTTCTTATCAATTATGAACGATACAAAAGAAGAATGGGAAAAAGAAGAAAAAGTGGTAGATTTAGTTAAATCGGATGACAAGTCCGATGAAACTTATATTTAA
- a CDS encoding dTMP kinase translates to MGKIYVMESGSDACGKATQTKLLYENLLKKNSRIMKVEFPNYKSPSSSLVKMYLNGDFGSKAEDINPYITSTFFAIDRYATFKKEIQWYYDNGYIIIADRYTTSNMVYQAGKYDSIEEKNKFLDWLYDFEFNLYGLPVPDKVFFLDLPFEISYNLMKKRSVENKRHNELLKRDIHENNKAYLEKVYKNAKFVSEKYGWINIDCSENDGLKSIENIHSMIMEKI, encoded by the coding sequence TTGGGTAAAATTTACGTTATGGAATCCGGAAGCGATGCCTGTGGTAAAGCTACGCAAACCAAACTTTTATATGAAAATCTTTTGAAAAAGAACAGCCGAATTATGAAAGTGGAATTTCCCAACTACAAAAGTCCATCTTCATCTCTTGTAAAGATGTACTTAAACGGAGATTTCGGCTCTAAAGCTGAAGATATAAATCCATATATAACTTCAACTTTTTTTGCAATAGACAGATATGCCACTTTTAAAAAAGAAATTCAATGGTACTATGATAATGGCTACATAATAATAGCAGACCGATATACAACTTCGAATATGGTATATCAGGCAGGAAAATATGACAGCATTGAAGAAAAAAACAAGTTTTTAGACTGGTTATACGATTTTGAGTTCAATTTGTACGGTTTGCCTGTTCCTGACAAAGTATTCTTTTTGGATTTGCCGTTTGAGATTTCATACAATCTAATGAAAAAAAGAAGCGTGGAAAATAAGAGACATAATGAATTATTGAAAAGAGATATACACGAAAACAACAAAGCATATCTCGAAAAAGTGTATAAAAATGCCAAATTTGTATCTGAAAAATACGGTTGGATAAATATAGACTGCTCTGAAAATGACGGTTTAAAAAGTATAGAAAATATACATTCTATGATAATGGAAAAAATATAA
- the proS gene encoding proline--tRNA ligase → MSKNKKEDFVKDITNMEDDFAQWYTDVIRKTDLVDYSPVKGFMVIKPYGYEIWENIQAFLDIRFKETGHKNCYFPLLIPESLLNKEKEHVEGFAPEVAWVTHGGSEELAERLCVRPTSETIICSMYSKWLTSYRELPYLYNQWCSVVRWEKSTRPFLRTSEFLWQEGHTLHETYEEAQKETLQMLDIYRELAEDVLAIPMILGEKSESEKFAGAYATYTIEALMHDGKALQSGTSHNLGQHFTKAFDITYQSRESKLEYPFHTSWGVSTRLIGGLIMVHGDNRGLVLPPRVAPIQVVVIPIQQQKEGVLEATQKISDSLKKLGIRVLLDSDKNTTPGWKFNEYEMKGVPLRIELGPRDLQNNIVMVSRRDTLEKFQLSIEELETKIPELLDNVHNTMFEKALKNREEKTFLVEDYEQFKKMMSEKPGFAKTMWCGDAECEKKVKEETAATIRCIPFEQENLADVCPFCGKPAKHMVYIAKAY, encoded by the coding sequence ATGTCGAAAAATAAAAAAGAAGACTTTGTAAAAGATATTACAAATATGGAAGATGACTTTGCACAATGGTATACAGATGTGATAAGAAAAACGGATTTAGTAGATTATTCACCTGTAAAAGGATTTATGGTAATAAAACCATATGGATACGAAATATGGGAAAATATACAGGCATTTTTAGATATAAGATTTAAGGAAACAGGACACAAAAATTGTTATTTTCCTCTACTTATACCTGAAAGTCTGTTAAACAAAGAAAAAGAGCACGTAGAAGGCTTTGCACCTGAAGTTGCATGGGTTACACATGGAGGTAGTGAAGAGCTTGCAGAAAGATTGTGTGTAAGACCTACATCAGAGACTATAATATGCTCAATGTATTCAAAGTGGTTGACTTCATATAGAGAATTACCATATTTGTATAATCAATGGTGCAGTGTTGTACGTTGGGAAAAATCAACAAGACCGTTTCTAAGAACATCAGAATTTTTATGGCAAGAAGGTCATACTTTACATGAAACTTATGAAGAAGCTCAAAAAGAAACTTTGCAAATGCTTGATATATACAGAGAATTGGCAGAGGATGTGCTTGCTATACCTATGATTCTTGGGGAAAAATCAGAAAGCGAAAAATTTGCAGGAGCATATGCGACATATACTATAGAAGCGCTTATGCACGATGGAAAAGCTCTTCAATCAGGTACATCTCATAACCTTGGACAGCATTTTACGAAAGCATTTGACATAACATATCAAAGCAGAGAAAGTAAACTGGAATATCCGTTCCATACGTCTTGGGGAGTAAGTACAAGATTGATAGGCGGACTTATAATGGTACATGGAGATAACAGAGGACTTGTATTGCCACCGAGAGTAGCGCCTATACAAGTGGTTGTCATACCTATTCAACAACAAAAAGAAGGCGTACTTGAAGCTACACAAAAAATATCCGACAGTCTTAAAAAATTGGGTATAAGAGTTCTGTTAGACTCAGATAAAAATACAACACCGGGTTGGAAATTTAATGAATATGAGATGAAGGGCGTGCCTTTAAGAATAGAATTAGGGCCGAGAGATTTACAAAATAATATTGTGATGGTATCAAGAAGAGATACATTGGAAAAATTCCAATTAAGTATAGAGGAATTAGAAACAAAAATACCGGAGTTATTGGACAACGTGCATAATACAATGTTTGAAAAAGCTCTAAAAAATAGAGAAGAAAAAACTTTCTTAGTAGAAGATTATGAGCAGTTCAAAAAGATGATGTCCGAGAAACCGGGTTTTGCAAAAACTATGTGGTGCGGTGATGCGGAATGTGAAAAGAAAGTAAAAGAAGAAACTGCCGCCACTATAAGATGTATACCGTTTGAACAGGAAAATCTCGCAGATGTTTGTCCGTTCTGTGGCAAACCTGCAAAACACATGGTGTATATAGCAAAAGCATATTAA
- a CDS encoding PSP1 domain-containing protein, whose product MKKVVGVRFKNVGKIYHFECTDQLSFEIGQKIIVETSRGIEYATVVIPEKYIQDCELVAPLKPVLRIADINDHIQHKNNIKEAEEAFEICKEKISLHNLDMNLLENEYTFDKSKLIFYFTADGRIDFRELVRDLANIFKTRIELRQIGVRDEAKKLGGHGPCGREYCCKKWLGDFQPVTIKMAKDQGLSLNPSKISGSCGRLFCCLKYENDNYEGIIKRMPTLGSIVETPEGVGKVTSQHTLLEKVTVVIETNDNNVSFKDFNLDEIKVLKMAKVMNDLHDHVSEEELKQLED is encoded by the coding sequence TTGAAAAAAGTAGTAGGAGTAAGATTCAAAAATGTAGGTAAAATCTATCATTTTGAATGTACAGATCAACTTAGTTTTGAAATCGGTCAAAAAATAATAGTCGAAACTTCCAGAGGAATTGAGTATGCTACCGTAGTTATACCGGAAAAATACATACAAGACTGTGAATTAGTGGCTCCCCTAAAACCAGTTCTTAGAATAGCAGACATAAATGACCATATACAACACAAAAACAATATCAAAGAAGCTGAAGAAGCTTTTGAAATATGCAAAGAAAAAATATCCTTGCACAACCTTGATATGAATTTACTTGAAAATGAATATACATTCGACAAAAGTAAACTTATATTTTATTTTACCGCTGACGGAAGAATAGATTTCAGAGAATTAGTCAGAGATCTCGCCAACATATTCAAGACAAGAATAGAACTAAGACAAATCGGAGTGCGTGATGAAGCAAAAAAACTCGGAGGACATGGTCCTTGCGGTAGAGAATATTGCTGTAAAAAATGGCTTGGAGATTTTCAGCCTGTAACGATAAAAATGGCAAAAGACCAAGGATTATCACTTAACCCAAGCAAAATTTCAGGTTCTTGCGGAAGATTGTTTTGTTGTTTAAAATATGAAAACGACAACTATGAAGGAATAATAAAAAGAATGCCTACATTAGGCTCAATAGTAGAAACACCTGAAGGAGTTGGAAAAGTTACAAGCCAACACACTCTACTCGAAAAAGTCACAGTTGTTATAGAAACAAATGACAATAATGTAAGCTTTAAAGACTTTAATTTAGATGAAATAAAAGTTTTAAAAATGGCAAAAGTTATGAATGATTTACACGATCACGTTAGCGAAGAAGAACTCAAACAATTGGAGGATTAA